The window CACGCGCCGGACCGATGCGCGCGGCGCGCCGGCCGCCGCCGAGGCGCCGGCCATCGTGCGCAGCACGAACGACACGCCGCGCGGTACCGCACTGCGGCTCGACCGCGTCGGCAAGCAATTCGGCGACCGTGTGGTGCTCGATGCGATCGACCTGCGCATCGAGCCCGGCGAGTTCGTCGCCATCGTCGGCCGCAGCGGCTGCGGCAAGAGCACGCTGCTGCGGCTCGTGGCAGGACTCGAGAGTGCGAGCCGCGGCAGCATCTCACTCGACGGCGCGGACGAGCCGCTCGCACAGCGCCGAGACCTGCGCGTGATGTTCCAGGACGCCCGCCTGCTGCCCTGGAAGCGCGTGCTGGACAACGTGGCGCTCGGCCTCGAGGGGCGTGATGCGAAGGAACGGGCCCGCGAGGCGCTCGCGCAGGTGGGCCTGGCCGAGCGCGCCGACGACTGGCCGGCGGTGCTGTCAGGCGGCCAGCGCCAGCGCGTGGCGCTGGCGCGCGCACTGGTGCATGCACCGCGCCTGCTGCTGCTCGACGAGCCGCTGGGGGCGCTGGATGCGCTGACGCGCATCGAGATGCAGCGCCTGATCGAAAACCTGTGGCGCCGCCACGGCTTCACCGCACTGCTGGTGACGCACGACGTGGCCGAGGCGGTGGCGCTGGCCGATCGCGTGCTGCTGATCGAGGACCACCAGGTGGTGCTCGACGAGCGCATCGCGCTGGCCCGGCCGCGCTCGCGCGGCGACGCCGGCTTCGCCGCGCGCGAGGAAGCCATCCTGCAGCGCGTGCTGCAGCAGCCGGCCGCCGAGCCCGTGGTCTCGGAGGCGCTGCCCGATCCGTACCGGGCCCATCGGCTGCGGTGGGCGGTCTGAGGGGGCAGCGGCCCGACCCATTCCCCCACCGCCCCGCGCGCCGCAGCCGCACAGGCACACTGCCGGCATGACGACGAGCGCGCGGGGCGGCAACGAGGACGACTGGCTGGTGGCCTGCCTGTGTGCGGAGTGGTGCGGCACCTGCCGCGACTACCGTGCGGTTTTCGAGGCGCTGGCGCGCGAGCAGCCGGCGCTGCGCTGCGTGTGGGTGGACATCGAGGACGACAGCGATGCGCTCGCGCCGCTCGACCTTGACATCGAGAACTTCCCGACCGTGCTCGTGGCGCGTGGCGCCGAGCTGCGTTTCTTCGGCACGCTGCTGCCGCATGCCACCACGCTGGCGCGCACGCTGGAAGCCGCGCGCGGCGCAGCGCTGGTCGCACTGCCGGCGGCGCAGGCCGAGGCGCTGGTGACGACGGTGCGCACGATCGGGCAGCCGGTGCGCTGAGCGCGGCCCGCCGCGCGGGCCCACATGCGGTTTGCGCATGTGGGCAGGCGAAGAGCTTCGTTGGTTGCAGAAGCGGTGAAGGCTACCTTCAGGTTTTGCACTGAAGAGGAAGTCCCCGCATGAGCATCACCGCCATCAATGTCCGCAACCAGTTCCGCGGCAAGGTCAAGGAGATCATCGAAGGGCCGGTGGTGTCGGAGATCGACGTCGAGACCCCGGCCGGACTGATCGTGACCTCGGTCATCACCACGCGCTCGGTCAAGGAGCTGCAGCTGGTGCCCGGCAAGGAAGTGATCGCGCTGGTCAAGTCGACCGAAGTGTCGATCGCCACGCTGTAGGCCGCACGCCATGCGCACCGCGGCGTTCCAGGTGCCTCGCCTGCTGGTGGTGCCCGGCCTGAACGACAGCGGGCCGGTGCACTGGCAGAGCTGGCTGCAGTCGCAGTACCGCGACGCCGAGCGCGTGGTGCAGCGCGACTGGTCCAACCCGCAGCTCGAACGCTGGGCCGCCCGCGTCGACGCGACACTGGAGCGCGCGGCGGGGCGCAGCCGCGGCGGCGAGCCGGACTCGTTCGTCGCGGTCGCGCACAGCTTCGGCTGCCTCGCGCTGGCCCGCCACCTGGCGCAGCGGCCCGATTCGCCGGTGCGCGCCGCGCTGTTCGTCGCGCCGGCCGACCCCGACAAGTTCGGCGTCGCCGGGCTGCTGCCTCAGCAGCGCCTCGCGGTGCCGAGCACCGTGGTGGCCAGCGACACCGATCCCTGGATGACCGCCGCCAGCAGCCGCCGCTGGGCCCAGCGCTGGGGCAGCGCCTGGTTGACGCTCGGCGACGCCGGGCACATCAACGCCGAGGCCGGCTTCGGCCCGCTGCCGCTGGCGCGGCGCTGGGTCACCGCGATGAGCGCGCGCCTCGCCCGCGAGCAACGGCTCGAACGCGCGACGCTGGCCGAGTGGTCGTTCGCGGTCCGAGGGGCGGCACACCGCCGCGGGTCGTCCTTCCTCCTCGATTCCCTGCCTCCATCCCATCCAGGAGCTCCACCATGCCAAGCCTGAGACTCGGCGACATCGCCCCCGATTTCGAGCAACAGTCCACCCAGGGTCCGCTCCAGTTCCACGCGTGGCTCGGCGACAGCTGGGGCGTGCTGTTCTCTCACCCGGCCGACTTCACGCCCGTCTGCACCACCGAGCTCGGATTGACGGCCCGCCTCAAGGCCGAGTTCTCCAAGCGCAATGTCAAGGTGATTGCGCTGTCGGTCGACCCGGTCGACAAGCACGGCGCGTGGATCGAGGACATCAACCGCACCCAGAACGCGGTGGTCGACTTCCCGATCCTGGCCGACGCCGACCGCAAGGTCAGCGAGCTCTACGACCTGATCCATCCGAACGCCAGCACGACCGCCACGGTGCGCTCGCTGTTCGTCATCGACCCGGCGAAGAAGATCCGCCTGACGATCACCTACCCGGCCTCGACCGGGCGCAATTTCGACGAGATCCTGCGCGTCATCGATTCGCTGCAGCTGACCGAATACCACAGCGTCGCGACGCCGGCGAACTGGAAGGACGGCGACGACGTGGTGATCGTGCCCGCGCTGCAGGACGCCGAACTGATCCGGCAGAAGTTTCCGAAGGGCTATACCGCCGTCACGCCCTATCTGCGCCTGACGCCGCAGCCCAATCGCGCCTGAGACTTCTTCGAGAAACGCATAAGCGTCCTTGCTTTCATTCGTTCCGCGTTGAAGCGGCGCTTTCTAGCATCTCCCCATTCGCTCATTCCCGCCCTGATTCCGTGATCCCGAGGACCTTCATGACCCGTTTCGCTTCCGTCCGTGGCGCGCTCGCCGCCTCGATCCTTGTTTTGGCCGCCGGTGCCGCCGCCGCCAAGGACGTGACCCTGCTCAATGTCTCCTACGACCCGACGCGCGAGCTCTACGTCGAGTACAACGCCGCCTTCGCCAAGTACTGGAAGGGCAAGACCGGCGACAACGTGACCGTGAAGCAGTCGCACGGCGGCTCGGGCAAGCAGGCTCGCTCGGTGATCGACGGCATCGACGCCGACGTGGTGACGCTGGCGCTGGCCTACGACATCGACGAGATCGGCGAGAAGGCCAAGCTGCTGCCGGCCGACTGGCAGAAGCGCCTGAAGCACAACAGCTCGCCCTACACCTCCACCTACATCTTCCTGGTGCGCAAGGGCAACCCGAAGGGCATCAAGAACTGGGACGACCTGGTGAAGCCGGGCGTGTCGGTGATCACCGCGAACCCCAAGACCTCGGGTGGCGCCCGCTGGGGCTACCTGGCGGCCTACGGCTTCGCGCTCAAGCAGCCCGGAGGCGACGATGCCAAGGCGCGCGAGTTCGTCGGCAACCTGTTCAAGAACGTGCCGGTGCTGGATTCCGGCGCCCGCGGCTCCACGGTGACCTTCGCCGAGCGTGGTATCGGTGACGTGCTGCTGGCCTGGGAGAACGAGGCTCACCTTTCGCTGAAGGAGTTCGGCGTCGACAAGTTCGACATCGTCTACCCGCCGCTGAGCATCCTGGCCGAGCCGCCGGTGACGGTGGTCGACAAGGTGGTCGACAAGAAGGGCACCCGCGACGTGGCCCAGGCCTACCTCGAGTACCTGTACACCGCGGAGGGCCAGGAAATCGCCGCGCGCAACTTCTACCGGCCGATCGACGAGAAGGTCGCGGCGAAGTACGCGAAGAACTTCCCGAAGGTCAACCTGTTCACCATCGACGAGGTGTTCGGCGGGTGGGCCAAGGCGCAGAAGACCCACTTCGCCGACGGCGGTGTGTTCGATCAGATCTATACGAAGAAGTAAGCACCGGGATTTTTTCGAGAGCAGGCGCCCACTTGCTGGGCGCCTGTCGGCGTTTGGCTACGCCATTTTTCTCATAAGCATTCGACGAATCTGTCGTTCCCGTTTTAAGCGACGGTCCCTAGCATCCGCTCCCATCGACCTTTCCGCGGGGACTCCGGGCCCTGCCACATCATGTCTCTCCTGCCTTCGTCGCTGCGGCGCGCACTGATCGTTTCTCCCCTGTTGCTGGCCGCCGGCTGGGCCACGGCCGCCGGGCCGACGCTGCTGAACGTCAGCTACGACGTGGCGCGCGAGTTCTACAAGGAGATCAACCCGGCCTTCCAGAAACAATGGAAGCAGGCCAGCGGCGAGGACGTGACGATCAACCAATCCCACGGCGGCTCGAGCAAGCAGGCCCGCGCGGTGATCGACGGTCTGGAGGCCGACGTCGTGACGATGAACCAGTCGAGCGACATCGACGCCATCGCCACCCGCGGCAAGCTGATCCCCGAAGACTGGGCGAAGCGGCTGCCGAACAACGCCGCGCCCACCACCTCGGTCACGGTGATCCTGGTGCGCAAGGGCAACCCGAAGAAGATCGCCGACTGGCCCGATCTCGCCAAGCCCGGCGTCAGCGTTGTGATCCCGAATCCCAAGGTCACCGGCAACGGTCGCTACAGCTATGTGGCCGCCTGGGGCTCGGCCATCAAGGCCGGCGGTACGCCGGCCCAGGCGCGCGAGCTGGTGCAGAAGATCTTCGCCAACGTGCCGGTGTTCGACGGTGGCGGCCGTGCGGCGACCACCACCTTCGCACAGCGCAACATCGGCGACGCGCTGGCGACCTTCGAGTCGGAGGTCAACCTGATCAAGGCCGAGTTCGGCGACAACTTCGACGTGGTCTACCCCAAATCGACCATCCTGGCCGAGAACCCGGTGAGCGTGATCGACACCGTGGTCGACAAGAAGGGCACGCGCAAGCAGGCCGAGGCCTACCTGAAGTTCCTGTGGTCCGACGAGGCCCAGGAGATCGCCGCCAAGCACCAGTTGCGCCCGCGCTCGCCCGCGCTGCTGGCGAAGTACGCGAAGGACTTCCCGAAGGTCAACACCTTCACGATCGACGAGATCTTCGGCGGCTGGAGCAAGGCGCAGAAGGAGCACTTCGACGACGGCGGGATCTACGACCAGATCCTGGCGGCGCGCAAGTGATCGTGCCGGTTCGATCATTTTCCTGAAGTACTGACCGTGTTCCTCTCTCGCGCCCTGCTGCGGCGACACAGCGTGCTGCCCGGCTTCGACCTCGCGCTCGGCTTCACGCTGCTCTACCTGAGCCTCATCGTGCTCATCCCGCTGTCGGCCGCGTTCCTGAAGACCTTCACGCTCACCTGGCCGGCGTTCTGGGAGGCGGTGAGTTCGCCGCGGGTGGTGGCGTCCTACCGGCTGACCTTCGGCGCCTCACTGGCGGGTGCGCTGCTCAACGCGGTGTTCGGGCTGGTCATCGCCTGGGTGCTGGTGCGCTACGAGTTCCCGTTCAAGCGCATCGTCGACGCGCTGGTCGACCTGCCATTCGCGCTGCCCACCGCGGTGGCCGGCATCGCGCTCACCGCGATCTATTCGCAGAACGGCTGGATCGGGCAGTACCTGCCCTTCAAGGTGAGCTTCACGCCGGTCGGCGTGTTCGTCGCGCTCACCTTCATCGGCCTGCCGTTCGTCGTGCGCACGCTGCAGCCGGTGCTCGAGGACCTGAGCAAGGAGATCGAGGAAGCGTCCGCCACCCTGGGCGCGAGCCGCGCACAGACCTTCCGGCTCGTGATCTTCCCGATCCTGATCCCGGCACTGCTGACCGGCTTCGCGCTCGCCTTCGCACGCGCGCTGGGCGAGTACGGCTCGGTGATCTTCATCGCCGGCAACCTGCCACTGGTCAGCGAGATCACGCCGCTGCTAATCATCACCAAGCTCGAGCAGTACGACTACGCCGGCGCCACCGCGATCGCGGTCGTGATGCTGGTGTCGAGCTTCGTGCTGCTGCTGGGCATCAACCTGCTGCAGGCCTGGTCGCGCCGTCGCCAGGGAGGAAACTGACATGACGACCGGCGCCACGCTGGCCCTGAAGGCCGCTGCACCCGCTGCGGCGGTCGCTCCGACGAACCTGCGCAACGCCACCTCGGAGGCGCCCTGGGTGCGCCGCACGCTGATCGGCATCGCGCTGGTGTTCCTGACGGTGTTCCTGTTCGTGCCGCTGTTCGCGGTGTTCTACGAGGCGCTGAAGAAGGGCTGGGATGTCTATCTCGCGGCGATCGTCGAGCCCGACGCGCTGTCGGCCATCCGGCTCACGCTGCTGGCGGCAGCGGTGTCGCTGCCGCTGAACCTGGTGTTCGGCGTGGCGGCGGCCTGGTGTATCGCCAAGTTCAACTTCCGCGGCAAGAACATCCTGCTGACGCTGATCGACCTGCCGTTCTCGGTGAGCCCGGTGATCGCCGGCCTGATCTTCGTGCTGGTGTTCGGCCTGCAGGGCTGGCTGGGCGGCTGGCTGCGCGAGCACGACCTGAAGATCATCTTCGCGCTGCCTGGCATCGTGCTGGCCACGGTGTTCATCACCTTCCCGTTCATCGCGCGCGAGCTGATCCCGCTGATGCAGGCGCAGGGCGTCGAGCAGGAAGAGGCGGCGCGCGTGCTGGGCGCTTCGGGCTGGCAGATCTTCTGGCGCGTGACGCTGCCCAACATCAAGTGGGCGCTGCTGTATGGCGTGATCCTGTGCAATGCGCGGGCGATGGGGGAGTTCGGCGCGGTGTCGGTGGTCTCGGGCCACATCCGCGGCCAGACCAACACGATGCCGCTGCACATCGAGATCCTCTACAACGAATACCAGTTCGCGGCGTCGTTCGCGGTGGCTTCGCTGCTGGCCGGGCTGGCGCTGGTGACGCTGGTGCTGAAGTACCTGGTGGAGCGACGGGTGAGAAACCAGATCAAGGGCGCGAGCGCGCTGGAGGCCGTATGAGCATCGAAGTCCGTAACCTGAACAAGCGCTTCGGCCCCACCGTCGTCTGCGACGACATCTCGATCGACATCCCCTCGGGCGAGCTGGTCGCGCTGCTCGGACCCTCGGGTTCTGGCAAGACCACGCTGTTGCGCATCATCGCGGGCCTGGAAGTGCCCGACAGCGGCAGCGTGCTGTTCCACGGCGAGGACGCCACCCGCACCGACGTGCGCGAGCGCCAGGTCGGCTTCGTGTTCCAGCACTACGCGCTGTTCGCGCACATGACGATCTTCGAGAACGTGGCCTTCGGGCTGCGCGTGCGCCCCAAGGCCACGCGGCCCAGCGAAGCCGAGATCCGCAGCAAGGTCACCGCGCTGCTGAAGCTGGTGCAGCTCGACTGGATCGCCGACCGCTTCCCGCACCAGCTGTCGGGCGGCCAGCGCCAGCGTATCGCCCTGGCGCGCGCGCTGGCGGTGGAGCCCAAGGTGCTGCTGCTCGACGAGCCCTTCGGGGCACTCGACGCCAAGGTGCGCAAGGAGCTGCGCCGCTGGCTGCGCCGCCTGCACGACGAGGTGCATGTGACGAGCGTGTTCGTGACCCACGACCAGGAGGAGGCGATGGAGGTCGCCGACCGCATCGTCGTGATGAACCAGGGCCGCGTCGAGCAGGACGGCCCGCCGGACCAGGTGTACGACCACCCGGCGTCGCCCTTCGTGCTGCAGTTCCTGGGGGACGTGAACCTGTTCCACGGCCGCTTCGGAGCAGGCCGGGGCGATGCGAAGGTCAGCGGCGAGGTCAGCTACGTACGCCCGCACGAGCTGGCGATCCTGGCTGCACCGGCCGAGGGCTCGCTGCCGGTGACGCTGTCGCAGGCGCTGACCGTGGGGCCTAACACGCGGGTGGAGTTCAAGCGCGTGGACGACGGCAGCTACATCGACGTCGAGCTGCCGCGCTCGGAGTTCCATGCGCTGCGCGAACGCTTCCCGCTCGATCCCGGCGCCACCGTGCACCTGCTGCCGCGCCGCGTGACGCGCTTCGCGCAGGAGTCCGAAGCCGATCCGGCCGCGATGATCTGATCGGGTCCCGGTCGGGCCGTCGCACCCGACCGAGCCGCGCACTGCTCAGAGTTCGACCTTGCCGCCGTCGAGCGCGCGCTGCACCACCTTGCGCGTCAGCGACGGCGCAAAGCTCTCGATGAAGTCGTACACATAGGCCCGCAGGTAGCTGCCGCGCTTGAGCGCCAGGCGCGTCATGTTCACGGCGAACAGGTGGCGCGCGTCGAGCGCGCGCAGGTGGCGATCGCGCTCGTCGTCGTAGGCGATCGAGGCGACGATGCCGACGCCCAGGCCCAACTCCACGTAGGTCTTGATCACGTCGGCGTCCATCGCCGTCAGCGCCAGCGTGGGCGTGAGGCCCTCGCGCTCGAAGGCCTCGTCGATGTGCGAGCGGCCGGTGTAGCCGGCGTCGTAGGTGATCAGCGGGTATTCGGCGAGCCGCTTCAGCGTGAGGGCGCCGCCGTCGAGCAGCGGGTGGTCGGGCGGCACCAGCACCGCGTGCGTCCAGCGGTAGCAGGGCAGCGCCACGAGGTCGGGGTACTGCGCCAGCGCCTCGGTCGCGATGCCGATGTCGGCCTCGCCGTCGAGCAGCATCTGCGCCACCTGCTTCGGCGAGCCCTGGTGCAGCTGCAACTGCACGCCCGGATGGCTGCCGCGGAAGTCGCGCACCGCTGGCGGCAGCGCGTAGCGCGCCTGCGAGTGGGTGGCGGCGATGGACAGCGGGCCGTGGTCCTGCTGGGCGTAGTCGGCGCCGGCGCGCTTGAGGTTGTCGGCGTCGTGCAGCAGCCGCTCCACGATCGGCAGCACCGCCTCGCCGGGGGCGGTGAGCCCGGTCAGCCGCTTGCCGGCGCGCACGAAGATGTCGACGCCGAGCTCGTCTTCGAGCTCGCGGATCTGCCGGCTCACGCCCGGCTGCGACGTGTGCAGCGCCTCGGCCACGTCGGTGAGGTTGAAGCCGAGCCGCACCGCCTCGCGGACGGAGCGCAGTTGCTGGAAGTTCATCGGGTCAGCCGCGAAGGCGAAGGCTTCGCGAAAACGAAAGTTTCCGAGTGTCCGGGCTGGCCGCGCGCGAGGGAACGACCGTTTCGTTGTTTGCTTTCGCGCCGTCGGCATAAGGCCCTCGGCGCGCGCGGCGCACTCAGTCCGCGGCGGTCGGGCCGGACGCCGGCTGCGCGGCCTTGGCCGCGAACGCCGCCCGCAGCGCCTTCAGCTTCTCGCGCGGGTCTTCCTTCACGCGGCCTTCTTCCAGCTTCATCTCGGCGATGAAGCGGCTGGGCGCGCCGGCCACGGTCTCGCGGCCGCGCTTGCGGCGCTTGAGCCAGCTGACCGCCAGGGTGCTGCGGGCGCGGGTGATGCCCACGTACATCAATCGCCGCTCCTCCTCCAGCCGCTGTACCAGCGCTGCCGCGGTGAGCGATTCGTCGTCGGTCTTGAACGGCAGCAGGCCCTCGTTGACGCCGGCCAGCACCACGTGCGGCCACTCCAGCCCCTTGGCAGCGTGCAGCGTGGAGAGCGTCAGCACGTTCTGATCGTCGCCGCGCTCGGCCAGGCTGATGATCACCGCGATGGTCTGCGCCACTTCGAGCACGCTGCGCCGCTCGCTCTCCTGGCCGCTGCCGTCGTCGGCCGTCTCGCCGCCGCAGCGCCTGGCGATCCACTCGACGAAGTCGAGCACGTTCGACCAGCGCGCCGCGGCCAGCTTCTCGCTGTCCTCGCCGTCGTGCAGATGCTGCTCGTAGCCGATGTCCTTCAGCCAGCCCATCAGCAGCGCGCGCGCATCCTCGGCACCGACGGTCTGGCGTGCGCGGTACTCGAGGTCGTTGACGCAACGGCCGAACTCGTGGAGCGAGCCGACCGCCTTCGCGCTGAGCACCGTGCCGAGCGATTCCGCGAACAGCGCTTCGTAGAGAGACACCTTCCAGCGGCCGGCGAACTCGCCCAGGCCGGC is drawn from Methylibium petroleiphilum PM1 and contains these coding sequences:
- a CDS encoding RBBP9/YdeN family alpha/beta hydrolase translates to MRTAAFQVPRLLVVPGLNDSGPVHWQSWLQSQYRDAERVVQRDWSNPQLERWAARVDATLERAAGRSRGGEPDSFVAVAHSFGCLALARHLAQRPDSPVRAALFVAPADPDKFGVAGLLPQQRLAVPSTVVASDTDPWMTAASSRRWAQRWGSAWLTLGDAGHINAEAGFGPLPLARRWVTAMSARLAREQRLERATLAEWSFAVRGAAHRRGSSFLLDSLPPSHPGAPPCQA
- a CDS encoding CysB family HTH-type transcriptional regulator is translated as MNFQQLRSVREAVRLGFNLTDVAEALHTSQPGVSRQIRELEDELGVDIFVRAGKRLTGLTAPGEAVLPIVERLLHDADNLKRAGADYAQQDHGPLSIAATHSQARYALPPAVRDFRGSHPGVQLQLHQGSPKQVAQMLLDGEADIGIATEALAQYPDLVALPCYRWTHAVLVPPDHPLLDGGALTLKRLAEYPLITYDAGYTGRSHIDEAFEREGLTPTLALTAMDADVIKTYVELGLGVGIVASIAYDDERDRHLRALDARHLFAVNMTRLALKRGSYLRAYVYDFIESFAPSLTRKVVQRALDGGKVEL
- a CDS encoding sulfate ABC transporter substrate-binding protein; this translates as MTRFASVRGALAASILVLAAGAAAAKDVTLLNVSYDPTRELYVEYNAAFAKYWKGKTGDNVTVKQSHGGSGKQARSVIDGIDADVVTLALAYDIDEIGEKAKLLPADWQKRLKHNSSPYTSTYIFLVRKGNPKGIKNWDDLVKPGVSVITANPKTSGGARWGYLAAYGFALKQPGGDDAKAREFVGNLFKNVPVLDSGARGSTVTFAERGIGDVLLAWENEAHLSLKEFGVDKFDIVYPPLSILAEPPVTVVDKVVDKKGTRDVAQAYLEYLYTAEGQEIAARNFYRPIDEKVAAKYAKNFPKVNLFTIDEVFGGWAKAQKTHFADGGVFDQIYTKK
- a CDS encoding sulfate/molybdate ABC transporter ATP-binding protein, whose translation is MSIEVRNLNKRFGPTVVCDDISIDIPSGELVALLGPSGSGKTTLLRIIAGLEVPDSGSVLFHGEDATRTDVRERQVGFVFQHYALFAHMTIFENVAFGLRVRPKATRPSEAEIRSKVTALLKLVQLDWIADRFPHQLSGGQRQRIALARALAVEPKVLLLDEPFGALDAKVRKELRRWLRRLHDEVHVTSVFVTHDQEEAMEVADRIVVMNQGRVEQDGPPDQVYDHPASPFVLQFLGDVNLFHGRFGAGRGDAKVSGEVSYVRPHELAILAAPAEGSLPVTLSQALTVGPNTRVEFKRVDDGSYIDVELPRSEFHALRERFPLDPGATVHLLPRRVTRFAQESEADPAAMI
- a CDS encoding thioredoxin family protein, translated to MTTSARGGNEDDWLVACLCAEWCGTCRDYRAVFEALAREQPALRCVWVDIEDDSDALAPLDLDIENFPTVLVARGAELRFFGTLLPHATTLARTLEAARGAALVALPAAQAEALVTTVRTIGQPVR
- the cysT gene encoding sulfate ABC transporter permease subunit CysT, with product MFLSRALLRRHSVLPGFDLALGFTLLYLSLIVLIPLSAAFLKTFTLTWPAFWEAVSSPRVVASYRLTFGASLAGALLNAVFGLVIAWVLVRYEFPFKRIVDALVDLPFALPTAVAGIALTAIYSQNGWIGQYLPFKVSFTPVGVFVALTFIGLPFVVRTLQPVLEDLSKEIEEASATLGASRAQTFRLVIFPILIPALLTGFALAFARALGEYGSVIFIAGNLPLVSEITPLLIITKLEQYDYAGATAIAVVMLVSSFVLLLGINLLQAWSRRRQGGN
- the cysW gene encoding sulfate ABC transporter permease subunit CysW, yielding MTTGATLALKAAAPAAAVAPTNLRNATSEAPWVRRTLIGIALVFLTVFLFVPLFAVFYEALKKGWDVYLAAIVEPDALSAIRLTLLAAAVSLPLNLVFGVAAAWCIAKFNFRGKNILLTLIDLPFSVSPVIAGLIFVLVFGLQGWLGGWLREHDLKIIFALPGIVLATVFITFPFIARELIPLMQAQGVEQEEAARVLGASGWQIFWRVTLPNIKWALLYGVILCNARAMGEFGAVSVVSGHIRGQTNTMPLHIEILYNEYQFAASFAVASLLAGLALVTLVLKYLVERRVRNQIKGASALEAV
- a CDS encoding sulfate ABC transporter substrate-binding protein, whose protein sequence is MSLLPSSLRRALIVSPLLLAAGWATAAGPTLLNVSYDVAREFYKEINPAFQKQWKQASGEDVTINQSHGGSSKQARAVIDGLEADVVTMNQSSDIDAIATRGKLIPEDWAKRLPNNAAPTTSVTVILVRKGNPKKIADWPDLAKPGVSVVIPNPKVTGNGRYSYVAAWGSAIKAGGTPAQARELVQKIFANVPVFDGGGRAATTTFAQRNIGDALATFESEVNLIKAEFGDNFDVVYPKSTILAENPVSVIDTVVDKKGTRKQAEAYLKFLWSDEAQEIAAKHQLRPRSPALLAKYAKDFPKVNTFTIDEIFGGWSKAQKEHFDDGGIYDQILAARK
- a CDS encoding TOBE domain-containing protein, with translation MSITAINVRNQFRGKVKEIIEGPVVSEIDVETPAGLIVTSVITTRSVKELQLVPGKEVIALVKSTEVSIATL
- a CDS encoding ATP-binding cassette domain-containing protein, coding for MHHLELELNELAVATAPEFAWAGTRRTDARGAPAAAEAPAIVRSTNDTPRGTALRLDRVGKQFGDRVVLDAIDLRIEPGEFVAIVGRSGCGKSTLLRLVAGLESASRGSISLDGADEPLAQRRDLRVMFQDARLLPWKRVLDNVALGLEGRDAKERAREALAQVGLAERADDWPAVLSGGQRQRVALARALVHAPRLLLLDEPLGALDALTRIEMQRLIENLWRRHGFTALLVTHDVAEAVALADRVLLIEDHQVVLDERIALARPRSRGDAGFAAREEAILQRVLQQPAAEPVVSEALPDPYRAHRLRWAV
- a CDS encoding peroxiredoxin; protein product: MPSLRLGDIAPDFEQQSTQGPLQFHAWLGDSWGVLFSHPADFTPVCTTELGLTARLKAEFSKRNVKVIALSVDPVDKHGAWIEDINRTQNAVVDFPILADADRKVSELYDLIHPNASTTATVRSLFVIDPAKKIRLTITYPASTGRNFDEILRVIDSLQLTEYHSVATPANWKDGDDVVIVPALQDAELIRQKFPKGYTAVTPYLRLTPQPNRA